A region from the Medicago truncatula cultivar Jemalong A17 chromosome 6, MtrunA17r5.0-ANR, whole genome shotgun sequence genome encodes:
- the LOC25497135 gene encoding uncharacterized protein: MGHCQQGLKLKVKVQAQSNNTGTSPPPISPPCPHSPPSPPDDNGSTKCRSEAAGPSVVDLEFHDSLSEDALQQAVFEVKSFDNQISIFSYLGDAEIHETEVSLSNRKLSPSRQCVSSGPCFLILL, from the exons ATGGGCCATTGCCAACAAGGCCTGAAACTCAAAGTCAAAGTTCAAGCTCAGTCCAACAACACTGGAACTTCTCCTCCACCTATTTCTCCACCATGCCCTCATTCTCCTCCTAGTCCACCTGATGATAATGGCTCAACCAAATGTAGAAGTGAAGCTGCTGGACCAAGTGTTGTTGATCTAGAATTCCATGATTCACTTTCTGAAGATGCACTTCAACAAg CTGTCTTTGAGGTAAAGTCTTTTGATAATcagatttcaattttttcatatcTTGGTGATGCTGAGATTCATGAAACCGAAGTCAGTTTGAGCAATCGAAAGCTTAGTCCATCACGGCAATGCGTAAGCTCAGGGCCTTGTTTTTTAATTCTcctttga